The following are encoded together in the Osmia lignaria lignaria isolate PbOS001 chromosome 6, iyOsmLign1, whole genome shotgun sequence genome:
- the Prp18 gene encoding pre-mRNA processing factor 18: MDVLKAEILKKRKQLEESNVLKNNKKYFRRGELISKDQEVKETQNSNDEDVKVNVKQPHEECVTDDSSEHLTLPRHEVIKRLRERNEPILLFGESEIEAFKRLRKCEILEPEVNKGFRNDFQEAMEQVDQAYLNEILTSSKPQSRDGKGDVHVPDEGVTYEDLQKMSFKLNKGDRDFDLHVITQFIQFLVQMWGIQLNSRSTAEKMSTRGKMASATYAQTREYLKPLLRKLKNKSLPEDITDSLTDIVKHLLERNYILASDAYLQMAIGNSPWPIGVTMVGIHARTGREKIFSKNVAHVMNDETQRKYIQALKRLMTKCQEYYPTDPSRCVEYSKT; encoded by the exons ATGGATGTTCTAAAAGCCGAAATACTAAAAAAACGAAAGCAGTTAGAAGAGAGCAATGTTTTG aaaaacaacaaaaaatattttagaaggGGTGAATTAATATCAAAGGATCAAGAAGTGAAGGAAACCCAAAACAGTAATGATGAAGATGTTAAAGTTAACGTTAAGCAGCCGCACGAAGAGTGTGTAACAGATGATAGTTCTGAACATTTAACATTACCTAGACACGAAGTGATTAAAAGATTACGCGAAAGGAATGAACCTATATTACTGTTTGGAGAATCAGAGATAGAAGCATTTAAAAGGTTAAGAAAATGTGAAATTCTTGAACCTGAAGTAAACAag GGTTTTAGAAATGACTTTCAAGAAGCTATGGAACAGGTAGATCAAGCATATCTCAATGAAATATTAACTTCATCAAAACCCCAAAGTCGTGATGGAAAAGGGGATGTACATGTACCGGATGAAGGAGTTACTTATGAAGATCTACAAAAGATGTCTTTCAAATTAAACAAGGGTGACAGGGATTTTGATTTGCATGTTATTACACAATTTATACAATTCTTAGTGCAAATGTGGGGCATCCAATTAAATAGTAGGAGCACTGCTGAAAAGATGAGCACCAGAGGAAAAATGGCTAGTGCTACATATGCTCAGACAAGAGAATACTTAAAACCTCttcttagaaaattaaaaaataagtccTTACCTGAGGATATTACTGACAGTTTAACTGATATTGTTAAACATTTACTTGAACGTAATTACATACTG gcAAGTGATGCATATTTGCAAATGGCTATAGGGAATTCCCCATGGCCCATTGGTGTGACTATGGTTGGGATTCACGCACGTACTGGAAGAGAAAAAATCTTTTCTAAAAATGTCGCGCATGTAATGAATGATGAAACTCAAAGAAAGTACATTCAAGCTTTAAAAAGATTGATGACCAAATGTCAAGAATATTATCCTACAGATCCTTCTCGATGCGTAGAATATTCTAAAACATAa
- the P5cr gene encoding pyrroline 5-carboyxlate reductase, which translates to MKKNDLASRKVGFIGGGNMASAIGAGLINKGILNPDNVWVSARTDRTLGFWADLGAHATLKNGEVVDNCDIVFLAMKPHMLDDALKGIQTTMKKKVSNMLFISVLVGVTLDTLYNKLKLIVTQPRIIRSMPNTPMMVAEGITVYCSMNTTEEDENIVEALFSYIGVAESVPESLMNAIGALSGSGPAYAYLVIESLADGAVKMGVPRPMATKFAAQVLVGAGKMVLETGRHPGQLKDEVCSPGGTTIAGVHAMECGQVRASMMNAVESAVNRANELTSKIK; encoded by the exons atgaaaaaaaacgATTTGGCATCAAGAAAAGTTGGTTTTATTGGGGGTGGAAATATGGCAAGTGCCATAGGTGCTGGTTTAATTAATAAAG GTATTTTAAATCCAGACAATGTTTGGGTTTCGGCTCGTACAGATAGAACCTTAGGGTTCTGGGCTGACTTAGGTGCTCATGCCACATTGAAAAATGGAGAAGTAGTAGACAACTGTGATATCGTATTCCTAGCCATGAAACCACATATGCTTGATGATGCACTCAAGGGTATACAAACaacaatgaaaaagaaagtttcAAATATGCTTTTTATATCAGTACTTGTAGGAGTTACTTTAGACACATTGTATAAT AAACTGAAGTTAATTGTAACACAGCCTAGGATAATTAGAAGTATGCCTAACACTCCAATGATGGTTGCAGAAGGAATAACAG tATATTGTTCTATGAATACAAcagaagaagatgaaaatataGTAGAAGCATTATTTTCATACATTGGTGTTGCTGAAAGTGTTCCTGAATCTCTTATGAATGCTATAGGTGCACTTTCAGGTTCAGGTCCTGCTTat gCATATCTTGTTATAGAATCATTAGCAGATGGTGCTGTAAAAATGGGTGTGCCAAGACCCATGGCAACAAAATTTGCAGCTCAAGTATTAGTAGGAGCTGGTAAAATGGTATTAGAAACAGGTAGACATCCTGGTCAATTAAAGGATGAGGTATGTTCTCCAGGAGGTACAACTATTGCAGGAGTTCATGCTATGGAATGTGGTCAAGTAAG agcATCTATGATGAATGCAGTTGAATCTGCAGTAAATAGAGCCAATGAATTAACTtccaaaataaagtaa
- the LOC117601701 gene encoding uncharacterized protein LOC117601701 isoform X2, whose translation MSQSNRSASSRKKLTKCSSTSTPNHNSNHKLKRISSTSTYLVDNEEELDDIRNTSYENTNIPLSESRRDVTRIQRRIDKTTSISTFNGGRKFWNCNAKPTSFYVPDNAVIQEESELIGALTKQLCVVETQLQKVQTNLRKNEEQSKLKDQEIIRLKRKVKEWENKSKNMEMLRKKEQQQRQIQTDHSEQLYERCLILERKIFEMEKFLADYGLIWVGDTNSPRCTDTIPNNPIEACYDQVIANIDQLNLAAGKGEVHVQHNEKGNGATFKTPSCMCLKFYKNGMIIQDGSLRPYNDQATMSFLRDILDGYFPSELQEAYPNGVPFKVEDHRNQMYLNNVEFPGQGYRLGKQLQIDNPSLPSKIRRPSASFQKSPHNVSNMDLSTHLTPLSVRSYKSKGSSDSPPLEMYVLRSQILASHNNICSNTHLQSHINAELSRSNRKEKRDTATRNTEFDVYVRETSVKSKGVLRFPSSGRCYHSSTDRSSSRLSPSRNRETPDDRFRHKSRSSSLPNARLSVNSKPAPKTKPVDSNNSNVSQMSNSQANNIVAKKNPRPTKSATPAPILHQINEPTGARGELRLKVRSLNGGTVYLVHVSADDPIARLYQLLDKAMTRTVPRGYKIVLSGYSPKRLEQLGTTLREIGITRDSVLHLVNV comes from the exons ATGAGCCAATCGAACCGTTCCGCGTCATCACGGAAGAAATTGACAAAATGCTCTTCAACTTCAACCCCGAATCACAACAGCAACCACAA ATTGAAAAGGATTTCTTCGACCTCGACTTACCTAGTGGATAACGAAGAGGAATTAGATGATATTAGAAATACCTCGTATGAAAATACCAATATCCCGCTGTCAGAATCCAGAAGAGATGTGACTCGTATTCAAAGAAGGATCGATAAGACAACCTCTATCAGCACATTCAACGGTGGTAGAAAATTTTGGAACTGCAACGCTAAACCGACGAGTTTCTACGTGCCAGATAACGCGGTCATTCAAGAAG AAAGCGAGTTGATCGGTGCCCTGACGAAACAACTATGCGTGGTAGAGACTCAGTTGCAAAAGGTACAAACGAACCTGAGGAAGAACGAGGAACAGTCGAAGTTAAAGGATCAAGAGATCATTCGTTTGAAACGGAAG GTGAAAGAGTGGGAAAATAAAAGCAAGAACATGGAGATGTTACGAAAGAAGGAACAACAGCAACGTCAAATACAAACCGATCATTCCGAGCAACTTTACGAACGATGTTTGATCCTCGAACGGAAAATATTCGAGATGGAG AAATTCTTGGCCGACTACGGTCTGATCTGGGTGGGCGACACGAACAGCCCGAGGTGTACTGATACGATTCCCAA TAATCCCATCGAGGCATGTTACGACCAGGTTATCGCTAACATCGATCAGCTGAATCTGGCTGCCGGTAAGGGCGAAGTTCACGTGCAGCACAACGagaaaggaaacggagcaacgttCAAA ACTCCTTCTTGCATGTGTTTAAAATTCTACAAAAATGGAATGATAATTCAAGACGGATCGTTACGTCCCTACAATGACCAGGCGACGATGTCGTTTCTTCGTGACATCTTGGATGGTTATTTTCCTTCGGAGTTGCAAGAAGCTTATCCAAACGGTGTTCCATTCAAG GTAGAGGATCACAGAAATCAAATGTACTTGAATAATGTAGAATTCCCCGGTCAAGGTTATCGATTGGGTAAGCAACTTCAAATTGATAACCCATCGTTACCATCGAAAATCCGTAGGCCCAGTGCCAGTTTCCAAAAGTCACCTCATAATGTCTCGAACATGGATCTATCAACGCATTTGACGCCTTTATCGGTCAG ATCCTACAAGTCGAAAGGATCCTCGGATTCTCCTCCTCTCGAGATGTACGTTCTTCGTTCGCAAATTTTAGCCTCTCACAACAATATCTGCTCCAACACTCATCTACAGTCTCATATAAACGCTGAGCTAAGTCGTAGTAACCGGAAAGAGAAG CGTGACACAGCAACGAGAAACACCGAGTTCGATGTCTACGTACGTGAGACAAGTGTTAAATCCAAAGGTGTGTTGAGGTTTCCGAGTTCCGGCAGGTGTTATCACAGTTCTACCGATAGGTCATCGTCTAGACTGTCACCTAG TCGAAATCGTGAAACACCTGACGATCGTTTCCGGCACAAATCAAGATCATCGAGTCTACCGAACGCGAGATTATCCGTCAACTCTAAACCTGCACCGAAAACAAAACCAGTTGATTCTAATAACAGCAACGTATCTCAAATGTCAAATTCTCAAGCGAACAATATAGTAGCGAAGAAAAATCCACGTCCAACTAAATCCGCGACACCA GCCCCTATTTTGCATCAAATCAATGAACCGACTGGGGCACGTGGTGAACTTCGATTAAAAGTCAGGTCTCTGAACGGTGGCACTGTTTATTTAGTCCATGTTTCGGCTGACGATCCCATAGCTCGACTTTATCAGTTATTGGACAAAGCTATGACCAGGACTGTTCCTCGAGGATACAAAATTGTTCTCAGCGG ATATTCGCCGAAGAGATTAGAGCAACTTGGAACTACCTTGAGGGAGATTGGTATCACCAGGGACAGCGTTCTGCATTTAGTGAATGTTTGA
- the LOC117601701 gene encoding uncharacterized protein LOC117601701 isoform X1: MSQSNRSASSRKKLTKCSSTSTPNHNSNHKLKRISSTSTYLVDNEEELDDIRNTSYENTNIPLSESRRDVTRIQRRIDKTTSISTFNGGRKFWNCNAKPTSFYVPDNAVIQEESELIGALTKQLCVVETQLQKVQTNLRKNEEQSKLKDQEIIRLKRKVKEWENKSKNMEMLRKKEQQQRQIQTDHSEQLYERCLILERKIFEMEKFLADYGLIWVGDTNSPRCTDTIPNNPIEACYDQVIANIDQLNLAAGKGEVHVQHNEKGNGATFKTPSCMCLKFYKNGMIIQDGSLRPYNDQATMSFLRDILDGYFPSELQEAYPNGVPFKVEDHRNQMYLNNVEFPGQGYRLGKQLQIDNPSLPSKIRRPSASFQKSPHNVSNMDLSTHLTPLSVRSYKSKGSSDSPPLEMYVLRSQILASHNNICSNTHLQSHINAELSRSNRKEKRDTATRNTEFDVYVRETSVKSKGVLRFPSSGRCYHSSTDRSSSRLSPSRNRETPDDRFRHKSRSSSLPNARLSVNSKPAPKTKPVDSNNSNVSQMSNSQANNIVAKKNPRPTKSATPVRKNAAPILHQINEPTGARGELRLKVRSLNGGTVYLVHVSADDPIARLYQLLDKAMTRTVPRGYKIVLSGYSPKRLEQLGTTLREIGITRDSVLHLVNV, translated from the exons ATGAGCCAATCGAACCGTTCCGCGTCATCACGGAAGAAATTGACAAAATGCTCTTCAACTTCAACCCCGAATCACAACAGCAACCACAA ATTGAAAAGGATTTCTTCGACCTCGACTTACCTAGTGGATAACGAAGAGGAATTAGATGATATTAGAAATACCTCGTATGAAAATACCAATATCCCGCTGTCAGAATCCAGAAGAGATGTGACTCGTATTCAAAGAAGGATCGATAAGACAACCTCTATCAGCACATTCAACGGTGGTAGAAAATTTTGGAACTGCAACGCTAAACCGACGAGTTTCTACGTGCCAGATAACGCGGTCATTCAAGAAG AAAGCGAGTTGATCGGTGCCCTGACGAAACAACTATGCGTGGTAGAGACTCAGTTGCAAAAGGTACAAACGAACCTGAGGAAGAACGAGGAACAGTCGAAGTTAAAGGATCAAGAGATCATTCGTTTGAAACGGAAG GTGAAAGAGTGGGAAAATAAAAGCAAGAACATGGAGATGTTACGAAAGAAGGAACAACAGCAACGTCAAATACAAACCGATCATTCCGAGCAACTTTACGAACGATGTTTGATCCTCGAACGGAAAATATTCGAGATGGAG AAATTCTTGGCCGACTACGGTCTGATCTGGGTGGGCGACACGAACAGCCCGAGGTGTACTGATACGATTCCCAA TAATCCCATCGAGGCATGTTACGACCAGGTTATCGCTAACATCGATCAGCTGAATCTGGCTGCCGGTAAGGGCGAAGTTCACGTGCAGCACAACGagaaaggaaacggagcaacgttCAAA ACTCCTTCTTGCATGTGTTTAAAATTCTACAAAAATGGAATGATAATTCAAGACGGATCGTTACGTCCCTACAATGACCAGGCGACGATGTCGTTTCTTCGTGACATCTTGGATGGTTATTTTCCTTCGGAGTTGCAAGAAGCTTATCCAAACGGTGTTCCATTCAAG GTAGAGGATCACAGAAATCAAATGTACTTGAATAATGTAGAATTCCCCGGTCAAGGTTATCGATTGGGTAAGCAACTTCAAATTGATAACCCATCGTTACCATCGAAAATCCGTAGGCCCAGTGCCAGTTTCCAAAAGTCACCTCATAATGTCTCGAACATGGATCTATCAACGCATTTGACGCCTTTATCGGTCAG ATCCTACAAGTCGAAAGGATCCTCGGATTCTCCTCCTCTCGAGATGTACGTTCTTCGTTCGCAAATTTTAGCCTCTCACAACAATATCTGCTCCAACACTCATCTACAGTCTCATATAAACGCTGAGCTAAGTCGTAGTAACCGGAAAGAGAAG CGTGACACAGCAACGAGAAACACCGAGTTCGATGTCTACGTACGTGAGACAAGTGTTAAATCCAAAGGTGTGTTGAGGTTTCCGAGTTCCGGCAGGTGTTATCACAGTTCTACCGATAGGTCATCGTCTAGACTGTCACCTAG TCGAAATCGTGAAACACCTGACGATCGTTTCCGGCACAAATCAAGATCATCGAGTCTACCGAACGCGAGATTATCCGTCAACTCTAAACCTGCACCGAAAACAAAACCAGTTGATTCTAATAACAGCAACGTATCTCAAATGTCAAATTCTCAAGCGAACAATATAGTAGCGAAGAAAAATCCACGTCCAACTAAATCCGCGACACCAGTACGAAAGAATGCT GCCCCTATTTTGCATCAAATCAATGAACCGACTGGGGCACGTGGTGAACTTCGATTAAAAGTCAGGTCTCTGAACGGTGGCACTGTTTATTTAGTCCATGTTTCGGCTGACGATCCCATAGCTCGACTTTATCAGTTATTGGACAAAGCTATGACCAGGACTGTTCCTCGAGGATACAAAATTGTTCTCAGCGG ATATTCGCCGAAGAGATTAGAGCAACTTGGAACTACCTTGAGGGAGATTGGTATCACCAGGGACAGCGTTCTGCATTTAGTGAATGTTTGA
- the LOC117601702 gene encoding sialin isoform X1 — protein sequence MKRGETRAWQNASRKESRRTSGDLRQKERRAEESQVIFLPFHWNGNSQSRCRTRRDMVPARVVLYMLSFSGFTVSFMMRNDINIAMVAMVKPPSTKSDTNDAMTSHHCYVTPNVSFVNNTTTPIRLEDQGEFDWSPTIQSAISGSFYWCYILSQVVGGVLTQYFGTKTVFGGSQLITAVCSLLMPSAAGIHYGFMIALRSIQGIASGLTWPAMYAIVGHWIPPVERSRFMSSFQGFSFGIGITYPLCGFIIAHFGWRAVFYTTGSIGMFWCLFWYFFAFDTPASHPRISQQELRYIQGSVGNQVHGTTEGLPVPWGSILRSWPAWSIGITTFGRIWVHYIFIISGPMYMKTVLGFSIQANGVLSGLPFICSYFSSVAFCYVADVLVTRQILSLTNVRKVFTALSQVVPGIMLVLIGYLGCDIVLVLVVWFIAVTLITAAYAGAMANIVDIAPNFAGPILAFAQTIHMSASFLSPVVAGLLTQKSQALDAWRQVFGVTACVACATYVVYQIFGTADIQAWNYPDQKYPQSVQEDSQPLNESPQKNGKIVKSRSNVSEEA from the exons ATGAAGCGTGGTGAAACGCGTGCCTGGCAAAATGCGAGCCGAAAGGAGAGCCGTCGAACGTCGGGAGATCTTCGTCAGAAGGAAAGACGGGCCGAAG AGTCTCAGGTgatctttcttccttttcactGGAACGGTAACAGTCAATCAAGATGCAGGACTCGCAGAG ATATGGTACCGGCCAGGGTGGTGCTCTACATGTTGTCGTTCTCGGGGTTCACTGTCTCCTTCATGATGAGGAACGACATCAACATCGCCATGGTAGCGATGGTGAAACCGCCGTCCACGAAATCGGACACCAACGACGCGATGACATCTCATCATTGTTATGTAACGCCGAATGTATCGTTCGTCAACAATACCACCACGCCGATCAGACTTGAG GATCAAGGAGAGTTCGATTGGAGTCCAACAATTCAATCAGCCATTAGTGGTTCCTTCTACTGGTGCTACATATTGTCACAAGTGGTCGGTGGTGTTTTGACACAATATTTCGGCACGAAGACGGTATTCGGTGGGTCACAGCTGATCACAGCAGTCTGCAGCTTGCTGATGCCTTCTGCAGCTGGCATCCATTATGGTTTCATGATTGCTTTGCGCAGTATACAAGGCATTGCCAGT GGACTCACGTGGCCGGCGATGTACGCCATCGTTGGGCATTGGATACCACCGGTGGAACGTTCGCGTTTCATGTCTTCCTTTCAAG GGTTCAGCTTTGGGATCGGGATAACCTATCCATTGTGCGGATTCATCATCGCCCATTTCGGTTGGAGAGCGGTCTTCTATACGACCGGCAGCATCGGTATGTTCTGGTGCCTTTTCTGGTATTTCTTCGCCTTCGACACGCCTGCCAGCCATCCAAGAATATCTCAACAGGAGTTACGGTACATTCAAGGAAGCGTTGGAAATCAAGTTCACGGAACGACCGAG GGTCTGCCAGTTCCATGGGGTTCCATTCTGAGATCTTGGCCAGCATGGTCGATCGGTATCACCACTTTCGGAAGGATATGGGTTCACTATATTTTCATCATTTCCGGACCAATGTACATGAAGACAGTTCTAGGGTTCAGTATTCAAGCG AATGGAGTTCTTTCCGGTTTACCGTTCATCTGTAGCTACTTCAGCTCCGTAGCCTTCTGCTACGTAGCCGATGTCCTTGTAACGAGGCAGATTTTGTCACTGACAAACGTCCGCAAGGTGTTCACCGCTCTTT caCAAGTAGTTCCTGGAATAATGTTAGTGTTGATCGGCTATCTGGGCTGCGACATCGTCCTGGTTTTGGTGGTATGGTTCATAGCCGTCACCCTAATCACTGCTGCTTACGCAGGGGCGATGGCAAACATCGTTGATATAGCGCCAAATTTTGCTG GCCCGATATTGGCGTTTGCGCAAACCATTCACATGTCCGCCAGTTTTCTGTCTCCGGTGGTAGCTGGTCTACTCACTCAGAAGAGT cAAGCACTCGACGCGTGGAGACAGGTATTCGGAGTCACTGCTTGCGTCGCGTGCGCCACCTACGTTGTATACCAGATCTTTGGTACGGCGGACATCCAAGCGTGGAATTATCCGGACCAAAAGTATCCGCAATCGGTTCAAGAAGATTCGCAGCCTTTGAACGAGTCTCCTCAGAAGAACGGAAAGATCGTCAAGTCTCGGTCGAACGTGTCCGAGGAAGCGTAA
- the LOC117601702 gene encoding sialin isoform X2 codes for MQDSQRYEEHTIYKTGSPCSLRKLRDMVPARVVLYMLSFSGFTVSFMMRNDINIAMVAMVKPPSTKSDTNDAMTSHHCYVTPNVSFVNNTTTPIRLEDQGEFDWSPTIQSAISGSFYWCYILSQVVGGVLTQYFGTKTVFGGSQLITAVCSLLMPSAAGIHYGFMIALRSIQGIASGLTWPAMYAIVGHWIPPVERSRFMSSFQGFSFGIGITYPLCGFIIAHFGWRAVFYTTGSIGMFWCLFWYFFAFDTPASHPRISQQELRYIQGSVGNQVHGTTEGLPVPWGSILRSWPAWSIGITTFGRIWVHYIFIISGPMYMKTVLGFSIQANGVLSGLPFICSYFSSVAFCYVADVLVTRQILSLTNVRKVFTALSQVVPGIMLVLIGYLGCDIVLVLVVWFIAVTLITAAYAGAMANIVDIAPNFAGPILAFAQTIHMSASFLSPVVAGLLTQKSQALDAWRQVFGVTACVACATYVVYQIFGTADIQAWNYPDQKYPQSVQEDSQPLNESPQKNGKIVKSRSNVSEEA; via the exons ATGCAGGACTCGCAGAG ATACGAAGAACATACCATATATAAGACAGGATCGCCCTGCAGCCTGCGAAAACTTCGAG ATATGGTACCGGCCAGGGTGGTGCTCTACATGTTGTCGTTCTCGGGGTTCACTGTCTCCTTCATGATGAGGAACGACATCAACATCGCCATGGTAGCGATGGTGAAACCGCCGTCCACGAAATCGGACACCAACGACGCGATGACATCTCATCATTGTTATGTAACGCCGAATGTATCGTTCGTCAACAATACCACCACGCCGATCAGACTTGAG GATCAAGGAGAGTTCGATTGGAGTCCAACAATTCAATCAGCCATTAGTGGTTCCTTCTACTGGTGCTACATATTGTCACAAGTGGTCGGTGGTGTTTTGACACAATATTTCGGCACGAAGACGGTATTCGGTGGGTCACAGCTGATCACAGCAGTCTGCAGCTTGCTGATGCCTTCTGCAGCTGGCATCCATTATGGTTTCATGATTGCTTTGCGCAGTATACAAGGCATTGCCAGT GGACTCACGTGGCCGGCGATGTACGCCATCGTTGGGCATTGGATACCACCGGTGGAACGTTCGCGTTTCATGTCTTCCTTTCAAG GGTTCAGCTTTGGGATCGGGATAACCTATCCATTGTGCGGATTCATCATCGCCCATTTCGGTTGGAGAGCGGTCTTCTATACGACCGGCAGCATCGGTATGTTCTGGTGCCTTTTCTGGTATTTCTTCGCCTTCGACACGCCTGCCAGCCATCCAAGAATATCTCAACAGGAGTTACGGTACATTCAAGGAAGCGTTGGAAATCAAGTTCACGGAACGACCGAG GGTCTGCCAGTTCCATGGGGTTCCATTCTGAGATCTTGGCCAGCATGGTCGATCGGTATCACCACTTTCGGAAGGATATGGGTTCACTATATTTTCATCATTTCCGGACCAATGTACATGAAGACAGTTCTAGGGTTCAGTATTCAAGCG AATGGAGTTCTTTCCGGTTTACCGTTCATCTGTAGCTACTTCAGCTCCGTAGCCTTCTGCTACGTAGCCGATGTCCTTGTAACGAGGCAGATTTTGTCACTGACAAACGTCCGCAAGGTGTTCACCGCTCTTT caCAAGTAGTTCCTGGAATAATGTTAGTGTTGATCGGCTATCTGGGCTGCGACATCGTCCTGGTTTTGGTGGTATGGTTCATAGCCGTCACCCTAATCACTGCTGCTTACGCAGGGGCGATGGCAAACATCGTTGATATAGCGCCAAATTTTGCTG GCCCGATATTGGCGTTTGCGCAAACCATTCACATGTCCGCCAGTTTTCTGTCTCCGGTGGTAGCTGGTCTACTCACTCAGAAGAGT cAAGCACTCGACGCGTGGAGACAGGTATTCGGAGTCACTGCTTGCGTCGCGTGCGCCACCTACGTTGTATACCAGATCTTTGGTACGGCGGACATCCAAGCGTGGAATTATCCGGACCAAAAGTATCCGCAATCGGTTCAAGAAGATTCGCAGCCTTTGAACGAGTCTCCTCAGAAGAACGGAAAGATCGTCAAGTCTCGGTCGAACGTGTCCGAGGAAGCGTAA
- the LOC143305403 gene encoding uncharacterized protein LOC143305403: protein MRIWLLFTILLLVTVLASETFAKKPGKDVQSKGNHEKKKRDVAYSKEEKSKDNENRKLQSKKRKNSAAEEKNVEVQSENVKTEESGKAYKSKNKKLKEKENVEPKSNSKHEVKEKSKKKQSSKYSMESQDVHQKNSKKSQKNKSKLEERNLEEDKKSNHKLDGKTAEKVGKIKEDKKKMLQEKKKKKTTTMEEVPVEVELEEPKMKLSKQDKKKVEKNRKKREVKAEKEDKVDVQPIEEEPAEKEQEAEGSKTKSCSPAAEAEEELNQEDPEECNEA from the exons ATGCG TATTTGGCTGCTTTTTACTATTCTTCTGCTGGTCACGGTGCTAGCATCCGAGACTTTCGCAAAGAAACCTGGCAAGGATGTGCAATCGAAGGGTAAccacgagaagaagaagagagacgtAGCATACTCCAA AGAAGAAAAATCGAAGGACAATGAAAACAGGAAATTGCAatcgaagaagaggaagaacagtGCTGCCGAAGAGAAGAACGTCGAGGTTCAATCCGAGAACGTTAAGACCGAGGAATCAGGAAAAGCGTACAAATCGAAGAacaagaaattaaaagaaaaggaaaacgtCGAGCCGAAGAGCAACTCGAAGCACGAAGTGAAAGAGAAATCGAAGAAGAAACAATCCAGCAAGTACTCAATGGAATCGCAGGATGTTCACCAGAAGAATTCGAAGAAATCGCAGAAGAACAAATCGAAACTTGAAGAGAGAAACTTGGAAGAAGACAAGAAATCGAATCATAAATTAGACGGTAAAACTGCTGAGAAAGTTGGAAAGATTAAGGAAGACAAAAAGAAGATGCttcaagagaagaagaagaagaagacaacaaCAATGGAGGAAGTACCCGTTGAAGTAGAACTTGAAGAACCCAAAATGAAATTATCGAAGCAGGATAAGAAGAAGGTTGAGAAGAATAGAAAGAAGCGTGAAGTTAAAGCGGAAAAAGAAGACAAAGTGGATGTTCAACCAATTGAGGAAGAACCAGCGGAAAAGGAACAGGAAGCGGAAGGTTCGAAAACCAAAAGCTGTTCGCCAGCTGCTGAAGCTGAAGAAGAATTGAACCAAGAAGACCCAGAAGAGTGCAACGAGGCATAA